The Mercenaria mercenaria strain notata chromosome 8, MADL_Memer_1, whole genome shotgun sequence genome has a segment encoding these proteins:
- the LOC123566098 gene encoding synaptotagmin-11-like, whose amino-acid sequence MFSNKMVALDVNVTKSASGHKSLDTTPTTNVSSTPSSNTVTLVLCLSGVTVFIAFVVIVAFLINLKRRRSQKRHKASKYDHLFTTLTRPAFSVVGTRRQLSAPNNRTSYSSFDETKEIKVTDLELSQYRESKARRNKEVLTKYHSVDSQSHKPSAKVMKRSKSMVAKLSMDEIEQNVTISFTLKYAQKLRQLHLKLLRVSDLPVKCYGFDIYAVVYLFPRNTDGVHSRSIVGGKELVLNESFMFDDMILAEVDKSTLRLVLMYKKKTKSGRKDGFLGETFVECSEADWNSEQPLQFDCELEKNKIKCGTREKYLLKDLGSLFVCLEYQAGASRMKVMVRKASNLPKSDKLIGRPVHYVTISLVKNNEVLKTQETKTQSGYFPIWNQPFLFDLSGSDVNEYSLDFVIMRGKLHTKDTVVGHVTIGQNGCRSGKLHWKEIISPRPAETAKWHSIAPVLSSKHG is encoded by the exons GGCATAAAAGCTTGGACACAACTCCTACGACTAACGTTTCCAGCACTCCTAGTTCCaacacag ttacGCTGGTATTGTGCCTGTCTGGAGTTACAGTGTTTATCGCTTTCGTGGTCATCGTAGCCTTCTTGATAAACCTGAAGCGACGACGATCCCAGAAAAGACACAAAGCCTCCAAATATGACCATCTGTTTACAACGTTGACGCGACCTGCGTTCTCAGTAGTTGGAACACGACGCCAACTTAGTGCACCAAATAACCGGACTAGTTATAGTTCCTTCGACGAGACCAAAGAGATAAAAGTGACCGACTTAGAACTTTCCCAGTACCGAGAGAGCAAGGCACGTCGAAATAAAGAGGTTCTTACGAAATATCATAGTGTAGACTCGCAGAGTCACAAACCGTCTGCTAAAGTTATGAAGAGGTCCAAATCCATGGTGGCGAAACTTTCTATGGAcgaaattgaacaaaatgttacAATATCATTTACACTTAAATACGCACAGAAGTTGCGTCAGCTACATCTTAAGTTATTACGTGTGTCGGACTTACCAGTGAAATGTTACGGTTTCGATATCTATGCCGTGGTGTATTTATTTCCACGAAACACAGACGGTGTCCACAGCCGAAGTATCGTTGGAGGAAAGGAACTTGTTCTGAACGAATCATTCATGTTTGACGACATGATCTTAGCGGAAGTAGATAAATCGACTCTTAGACTGGTGCTAATGTACAAAAAGAAGACGAAATCAGGAAGAAAAGACGGGTTCCTTGGTGAGACATTCGTGGAATGCAGCGAAGCCGACTGGAATAGTGAACAGCCTTTACAGTTCGACTGTGAActagagaaaaataaaataaaatgc GGTACCAGGGAAAAGTATCTTTTAAAAGACTTGGGATCATTATTTGTCTGCCTAGAGTATCAAGCCGGAGCCAGCCGCATGAAAGTTATGGTCAGAAAAGCAAGTAATCTGCCAAAGTCGGACAAGCTCATAGGCCGACCAG TTCATTATGTGACTATTTCTCTGGTGAAAAACAATGAGGTTCTAAAGACACAggaaacaaaaacacaaagtGGATATTTTCCTATCTGGAATCAGCCATTTTTATTTGATCTGAGCGGAAGTGACGTAAACGAGTACAGCCTTGACTTTGTGATCATGCGCGGGAAGCTGCATACAAAAGACACTGTTGTTGGTCACGTGACAATTGGACAAAATGGATGTAGAAGCGGCAAATTGCACTGGAAGGAAATAATTTCGCCGAGACCAGCTGAGACGGCGAAGTGGCATTCAATTGCACCAGTGTTAAGTTCAAAACATGGATAG